The Setaria viridis chromosome 9, Setaria_viridis_v4.0, whole genome shotgun sequence sequence CTTCAATCTCTCCGCCATTTACCTTCTTCAACTCCTCAGCCATGAACTTGGGCATGTTCTCAGCAGCGAACTCGGCCGCGTTCTTCCCCCCGTGACCATCGAATACACCAAACAACGCCTGAGCAGTTGGAAAAAGTCGATTAAGTCTCGGTGCTTAGGACAACTTCATCAGAGGAAAACAATTGAAATTTTCCGGCCAAATGACCCGAATGGTCACGTTTTAAGGACAATTCGTAGTTCGTTTTTTTCAAGATCACGGCAAAGTACACAGATCGGACGAATTGACTTTCAATCAAGCTTACCACTTGGGGATCTCCGCCGAGCGCGACTTTGGCCACATGCCGGTCCTCCATTTCCACCCTTCTTCGTCCCTTTCCCCTACGGCAGTACGCCGCGaactcctccccttcctcctcgaCCTCGTTCCTCGGATCCACCTCCAccgcggccaccgcggccgccgcggcgccagtCGGCGGTACCACGAGCGGCGCCGGTCGCCGCCTCTTCAGGACTGGCCCGGCCAGTGCAGAGGCCACCGAGGCGGCGGATGCCGGCTGGGGCGACGAAGACGGGGAGATCTCCTCCCGGAGCAGCGCGCGGAGCGCGAAGGGACggagcggcgagccggcggcggcggcgggcgcgggcgccggcgaggaggtggagacGGCGACGGCTGGCTCCGGCGAGGCCGACGCGGCCTTgcaggagagctggcggcgagAGGGCGAGAACACCGGCGAGCTCGGGATGGCCACCGTGCAAGACatcgcgaggcggcggcggcggcggagctaggGTTTCCGGGCGCTCTCTCTGTGCTCGGCGCTGGTGCCCTGCCTCTCCTCGCGAGTCCAACGCCTTTCCGCTGGTCTCGGCTTTGTTTGGAATGGTCTGCGGAAATGGCCGTTTGAAAGGGGTTTTTATATACCGTGGGACGCGTTGCCGTGGACGCGCCTAACGGGACGGGGGATGGACTATTCTATTATTAAGTACAAGTCGAGACAATTGAAAACAATTTTCACTTAGAGTTAGAGTTAGGCATGTATACCTCTTACAATAGTCTCACTTGCTAGTTAAAAGGTTTGACATGAAAAGGTGGATCCATTATTTTCAATGAAAGAAAATGATTCTGTCGATTCTCGCCCTTTTTTTCTCACCGCACGCCCCGCTTACCCGCCCGCCGTACCCGCCTGTTGCCCTCAACCTCGGACACGCACCTCCGGTGATCTCAGCTCGGATTTTCGTCCCAATCCTCCGCAATCAGCTCATTCTGATTCCCTTCTTCCTCATTTACTCCCTGCGAAATCGTTGCTTTAATCCCTGACTCCCTGTGATGGCAGTTTCCAGCAGGGGTCCACAGCTAATGTAGAAGAAAAACGAAATGGTGGTGGCGGACCGCTGCTTCAACGACAAGTCGCCAACTTCCTGAGGGCAACGGCCCATTCCTTTGCATCCCCTTCCCTGTTGATTGTGCCATATCACCGTACTACGTGGTCGAGATTGGGATCAGCCGTGTGTCCGAACTCCGGGACTGGTGAGTTCATCTGCCTTTCTCAGCGTTGTCGCCCGCCTCTCCCTGTGTCCCCGCTTCCTCACCGATGTTGGCACCCCTTCCTCTCCGGACGCCATCGCCGTCGGCACGACGTCCTAGGAAGCTGACGATTCTGGTCGCCAAGAAGCTCATCGCCGTGGGACCTTCCCCAGTGCGTCCTCATCTTCTCCACTTCCGGATCGGGAGTCCACAACTGCTATTATGATTCGATCCTCCTTATCGCCTCGATCCCGACCGAGCAACGACGaccctccttctcctccacaACTCTACGAGCTCCTCACCGTCGGCCTTGAGGTTCTAGCGTGCCATGCTGTGCGGTTAACCTCACGATCAAACGTGCTGCCGTACCCAACATGATGCAGTTCAAGGAGATAGTGAAATAGAGATTTGAGACTTGTCAGCGACTTCGTGCTCCAGGTAAATAAATATTATTCGATGTCCTTCCTTTTCGTTTCATCATACAAAAGAATCCCAAGAGAATGTTTTTAGGTTACGAGCCAAGTCACTGCCTCAAGTTATTCTGTCAAAACAAAATATTCATGGTCCATACTGAGTATCGAGTTATAATTCTTTATATCTATACTTATTTTGTGTGCATTTCATAGTTGAACCTTGCATGTTTAATTTTCTAAACATCACTTGGGTATCAACTTGTATGAGCTTTGTCAGGACACTTAATTTCTTTTCATCTTCAAACTGATGTAAAATAGCATCTGGTCTAATTAGATGGGTTTCACTGGCATTATTACTCTCCAAAAAACTTAAAATAGTTGTTTTTGCTCCAATTTGGAGCTCAGTGGACTGATGGTTGCTACGACTGCAGACTGGAGAGAAGCTTGAGAATAGCTTCATTCAAATCTCAGGAATAATTTTTTGGATGCACTTGCAGCAGTAAGAAGGCGGGTTCCAATTCATTCATATCATTCTCCGGTTCTTTATCTTGATGTGATCACCATCTTCTGAAGTGCAGCATTGATTT is a genomic window containing:
- the LOC117835159 gene encoding probable protein phosphatase 2C 32, which translates into the protein MSCTVAIPSSPVFSPSRRQLSCKAASASPEPAVAVSTSSPAPAPAAAAGSPLRPFALRALLREEISPSSSPQPASAASVASALAGPVLKRRRPAPLVVPPTGAAAAAVAAVEVDPRNEVEEEGEEFAAYCRRGKGRRRVEMEDRHVAKVALGGDPQVALFGVFDGHGGKNAAEFAAENMPKFMAEELKKVNGGEIEGAVKRGYLKTDEEFLKRDESGGACCVTAVLQKGGLFVSNAGDCRAVLSRAGKAEALTSDHRASREDEKERIENLGGFVVNYRGTWRVQGSLAVSRGIGDAHLKQWIVADPDTRTLLVDQQCEFLILASDGLWDKIDNQEAVDLARPLCINNDKPSRMAACRMLTETSISRGSTDDISVVIIQLQKFTSS